From the Nodularia sp. NIES-3585 genome, one window contains:
- a CDS encoding sugar O-acetyltransferase, giving the protein MEKTEKQKMLSGELYLADDLELVSGRNRASRLLRMYNTTTEVQEAQRKQILQELFGKLGNKVTIVPPFYCDYGTNIDAGDGLYMNFGCVILDCNLVTFGENVLCAPYVQIYAAYHPTEPEIRLSGRELAAPVNIGNNVWIGGSAIICPGVTIGDNTTIGAGSVVVKDIPTNVVAAGNPCRIIRHL; this is encoded by the coding sequence ATGGAAAAAACAGAAAAACAAAAAATGTTATCAGGTGAGTTATATTTGGCAGACGATTTGGAATTGGTTTCAGGAAGAAACAGAGCTAGTCGTCTCTTACGAATGTACAACACCACAACAGAAGTACAGGAGGCACAACGGAAACAAATTCTGCAAGAACTATTCGGTAAATTAGGAAATAAAGTCACCATTGTGCCACCCTTTTATTGTGACTATGGCACTAATATTGATGCTGGCGATGGATTATACATGAATTTTGGGTGTGTAATTTTAGACTGTAATTTAGTCACATTTGGTGAAAATGTTTTGTGCGCTCCTTACGTGCAGATTTATGCGGCTTATCATCCCACAGAGCCAGAAATTCGTCTTTCTGGCAGAGAACTTGCCGCGCCCGTGAATATTGGCAATAATGTTTGGATTGGTGGCAGTGCAATTATTTGTCCAGGAGTGACAATTGGCGACAACACGACTATTGGTGCTGGTAGCGTAGTTGTCAAAGATATACCGACAAATGTGGTTGCGGCTGGCAATCCTTGCCGGATAATTCGGCATTTATGA
- a CDS encoding calcium-binding protein, with protein MPSVERDEKREHRIKTEIIVDAEDKEDRAMGWYYYLDDNLNVPFIAKVTKKSPKTSAVEEKKVEVLGMAADDECLKDMYVEVVYPHGNDEDVFTAKLSELVAINTDTGTEEAIADWHYWLARGYKF; from the coding sequence ATGCCTAGTGTTGAACGCGACGAAAAAAGAGAGCATCGCATTAAAACAGAGATAATTGTCGATGCTGAAGATAAAGAAGACAGGGCTATGGGTTGGTACTACTACCTTGATGACAACCTGAATGTGCCATTTATCGCTAAAGTAACGAAAAAATCACCAAAAACATCCGCAGTTGAGGAGAAAAAAGTTGAGGTGCTGGGAATGGCAGCAGACGATGAGTGTTTAAAAGATATGTATGTGGAAGTGGTTTATCCTCATGGCAACGATGAAGACGTTTTTACTGCCAAGCTATCAGAGTTAGTAGCAATTAATACTGATACTGGCACTGAAGAAGCGATCGCAGATTGGCATTATTGGCTGGCTAGAGGTTATAAATTTTAA
- a CDS encoding Uma2 family endonuclease gives MVMTAPTHSQSAILSNISWQTFETILAEMGDNRATRLAYDHGTLEIMTPLMPHEHNKRLIEKLIDNLAEELNLNLKSTGSVTCKRQDLSRGVEPDSSFYIQNEPVMRHKQNLDLSQDPPPDLVIEVDYTSASVDRLQIYLALGVPEVWRYDEPVMQIYQLRDAVYVPCDVSPTFANLPLTTEIPHFLQESLQIGEISMIRSFRDWLKQQKAN, from the coding sequence ACTGCACCCACTCATTCCCAAAGCGCCATACTGTCAAATATCAGTTGGCAGACCTTTGAAACTATCCTCGCAGAAATGGGGGATAATCGGGCAACGCGACTGGCTTATGACCACGGAACACTGGAAATTATGACTCCTTTAATGCCCCATGAGCATAATAAAAGACTGATAGAAAAGCTGATTGATAATTTAGCTGAGGAACTCAACCTGAACCTGAAAAGTACTGGTTCTGTGACTTGTAAGCGCCAAGATTTAAGCCGGGGTGTGGAACCAGATTCGAGTTTTTACATCCAGAATGAACCTGTGATGCGACATAAGCAAAATCTTGATTTAAGCCAAGATCCACCACCTGACTTGGTAATTGAGGTAGACTACACCAGCGCTTCTGTTGACCGACTTCAGATATATCTGGCTTTGGGTGTACCAGAGGTTTGGCGTTATGACGAACCTGTAATGCAGATTTACCAGCTGCGAGATGCTGTCTATGTCCCTTGTGATGTTTCGCCGACTTTTGCCAATCTGCCTTTAACAACTGAAATTCCCCATTTTTTGCAAGAAAGTCTACAAATTGGCGAAATATCTATGATTCGCTCCTTCCGTGATTGGTTAAAACAGCAAAAAGCAAATTGA